The region GTTATTCCTGGTTCACTTAGTAATTTGAGGATGTTGAAGTCTTTGTTGCTTTCAGGGAATAGTCTCACTGGTAGAATGCCTTCAAATTTGGGATTTTTATCAGGGCTTTCTGTTCTTGATCTTTCTGGGAACATCCTTTCAGGAATAGTACCCAGCTCTTTCTCTAAGCTTAGTAACATTACAAGGCTTGATCTTGGTTCTAATTACTTATCTGGGTCTGTTCCACCTGAATTGGGTTCCCTTTCAAATCTCAAATTTTTAAACCTTTCTGATAATGCCTTCACTGGTTCTGTCCTTCCTCAACTGAGTAACCTTTTTAAATTGGTTAAGCTTGATCTTAGCATGAATTTTCTGTCCGGGTCGTTGCCTGGTAATTTGTTTTCTTCTGCTCATTCTGCACTTCAACTTGTTGATGTATCCAACAACAACCTCACTGGTCTATTGCCTGAATGGTCTAGTTCAAAATTTAGCTCTACTGGTGCCAGATTCAATCTCTCAAACAATTTGTTTTATGGATCTCTGAATACTTCACTGAATAAGTTTAAAATGATTGATTTGTCTGGTAATTATTTGGAAGGTGAGGTCCAGGGTGGCCTTAGTAATAATGTTACTCTAGCAAGAAATTGCCTGCAGATGATTCCAAACCAGAGGGGTTTGGAAGAGTGTAGAGTGTTTTATGTTAAGAGAAATTTACTATTTGATGCTGGTGGCGAAGATCTAATGAAGTCTAAGTCCAGGAGCAACAAACGAATGATATTCATACTGGCAGGAGTATTTGGTGGTCTTGGATTTATTGTGCTACTGGTGTTGGTCCTCATGCTGGTCCTAAAACAATGTTATAAGAGTAAAagcttggaaattcaaaggggGACCGCAAAAGGGGGGCCGGTTCCGGAAGGGGAAAGTCCTACACCTCCTAAGGGTTCTGTCTTTGTAACCAGTGTGGGAGACTCATTTACTTTTGAGCAAATGCTCAATTTGACTGGCAATTTTGCTGAAGCAAATCTCTTCAAGCATGGTCACTCTGGAGACCtcttttggggagtgttggaaagtggagcAACTGTGGTTGTCAAAAAGGTAGATTTGAATTTATTCAAGAGAGAATCGTACTTTGCGGAATTGGGTTTGTTAAGCAAGGTTTCACATGCTAGACTGGTCCCTATCCTGGGGCACTGCTTGGAGAATGAGAAGGTGAAATGTATAATTTACAAGTACATGCCAAATGGAGATTTGGCTACTTCCTTGCACTCAGTCCCTAGCTCAGATGGTAAATTAAAGTCCTTGGATTGGATCACGAGACTGAAAATCGCAATAGGAGCTGCTGAAGGCCTAGCTTACTTACATGAGTGCAGCCCTCCCCTTGTTCACAGGTAACACCAAATGTAATCTGCATTGTTGTTAATGTCTTCTCATCAATGATTGGAaagttgttattattattattattattattattattattattattattattattattattattattattatcatggAATCAAATTTAGAAGCAAAATCTGATTGGATTTATGTTGGCCAAAATTATTGCTTTACAAATGTGTTGTATCTATGTGATCTTTGATATCTGATTGATATCTTTTGCTTTACAAATGTGTTGTATGTTATGCTATAAGCTCGCTAATTACTGACGCTTTACTTTTGATTTTTGAAGAGATGTTCAAGCTAGCAGTATACTTCTTGATGATAAATATGAGGTGCGACTTGGAAGTTTGAGTGAGATTACTGCCCAAGAAGATCTTCATCAGAGTGTCATCTCAAGGGTTTTTAGCAAGCCTAGGTAAGTTTTGTGTTCATTAACACTAACAGTGTAACAAGGCACAgctgtattatatatttaatGAAAATTAAGAGAAGAGATACTATGTGATCTATAAATATATTGAATTTTTAAATGGTTTCAACATACCGGCTCGAAATGGGTCAATTATACCTACAAGGAAATAGGCTTGAATTAATTTGACTTGCTAGATCAATTACTTGTCTTAGTTAGGATTAGTATAATTAGTTGCTTCTATTCTTCTGGTGCATGTTTGTGTATAAATGCAAAATTATCTCATCCTTGTCGTTTGACCTAATAATTTAAACTCATACTTGAGTCATAAGTAAATGAAAATCTGTGTATCTTTAGTTAACTGATTGATGTAGCTAACAAGATTGCATACTTCTTGTGATCAAGTAACACTAAGTGCAAGCAAACAGAGTTATCACTGCCAGTTAAATTTTTTTGGTATTCAACATATTTGTATTCAGAAAGGTTTTAACCTTCCCTTGTGATTTTGCAGATCTCCTATTGAATGCAATTCTGGTGAGTAAACACTGGCTTACCCTTTTCTAGTTTTTATCCTTTTGTTGATCCATGTATCCATTCTCCGTGTAACTAACATTTAGGAGAAAATGATTCTTGCGCATTCACATAGTGCAGACACCTCGTAGATACCCAGAGtaagaaaggaagagaagagagagaagtaATGAGTGTGATGTATGATGTGATGTGAtaagaagtgagagatagagagaactgAGGTGTATGTGGAGTTCTAACTATTTGAATGTCTAAGAATCATTACTGCCTTAGTGGATATGCTACATAGGTTAGTCCAGGGAGAGGACATGCACACTTATATATGAAAACTTTGCATAATGACCTTTACTGTGTTCAAAACtaaactcatcagcattttccTTCTTTTATGTTTTGGTAATGAACAGATAAATCATCTGTGACATGTGCCTATGATGTCTACTGTTTTGGGAAGGTTTTACTTGAGCTTGTTACCGGCAATCTCGACATCAGCAAATCAGATGATGCCGCCACCAAAGAGTGCTTAGATCAAACGCTGAGCTACATCACCATATTTGATAAAGAACGATTGAGTAAGATCGTTGACCCGTCTTTGATCGTCGATGAGGACTTGTTGGAAGAGGTATGGGCAATGGCGATTGTGGCCAAGTCATGTCTGAATCCAAAGCCTTCCAAACGCCCTCCTATGAAGCATGTCCTCAAAGCACTGGAAAATCCATTGAAGATTGTGAGAGAAGAAAATTTCAGCTCAGCAAAGCTGAGAACAACTTCATCTAATAGGTCTTGGAGCACTGCATTCTTTGGTAGCTGGAGGCACAGCTCATCAGAGAGTGCATCTGCCACAGCACATGGAAATAGGGAAGGTGGTACTAGTGGCATTAAACAAGCAGGAAGAGTAGGCTCTCAAGGTAGTGGTGGCAATGATCATTCATCTTCCAATAAAAGGTCATCCAATGAAATTTTCCCTGAACCTTTGGAAATGCAAGATGTGGAGACTGGAGAGGCAAGATGAGGACTTGGGGAATGGGTTTGGTTATTCTTTTATTATGGTCATTCCATTATGGTCCATCACCATGTTTCAGCAATGAAAAACCTTACTGCTGTTAATGATGGCTTTTTCTTTCCAAAGTAtattataacatgtttggatcaacttctttATTCCCAGAGAATCAATTATAACACCCAAAAGTTGCTCACTGAAGCTTTTCCTCAAACTTGATTTTGGGTTTAGAATCAATTGTCTTGAAATGTCTGGTATATAGAAAGCTCCAATAAAATTGAATATGTTTACTCATTCAACTGATTTGTAAGGGTTCTCAATTTTGTGACGAATTGGAAATGTGAAAACATTGTATTAATCATGAACTTTAATTTGAGGCGAAAATTCATCGGACTCAATTATTTCAATTTTGTCATTTCACTATCCAATCggctaattattatttttaaatccgAAATCTTTCGATATCTATTAGAGCTCTTGCTTTCCTACTTATCTGAATAAGAATTCCTCCGTATTGAACTAAGCTCTCAAAATAAGTGCTTTAGTCTAAtccaattcaattttaatcGGATTGGATTTCAGAAATTGTAAATATCAAAATAAACTATGAATTAGAAAATAATCTGAAACATAGTTTAATACAAGTCTAAATCATCATAGTTTATAGACTTTGGAATAAATAAGTCAAGACAATTATCAAAATCTCCAACAAATATAAAGCATTAAGTTCTTATTGGTTCAATATTTCAtcacaaataaaattaaaactaaatcaGTTGCAGCCTGCAGCTCCTAGATAACAACTTGCTTTCACTGTCAATCTTCAATCTCCATGGCTCCATATAACATGCCGCCATAAAAGACAATTGCTGCAAGAAAATGTAACATATTGATAATATTTGTTCACTGTCAAGGTGCTCATTATAAGCAAGGTTCATGGGGAAAAATACATTCTCTGTTCATTTTCATTGTCAAGGTGTTCATTATAGTTCAATGTCATGGTTTTTTAATCATATGTCAAAAAGAAAAGCCATGTTCATTAATCATTATAACAGAAAAAGAGAGcaagacaaaaagtaaaatgTTTTTTACAAGAGATTTTCGGTTCATTCTCAATGATAATAAACTTTTCATCTCACATTCTCTGTTCTGATTCAGTTCTTTCAAGGTCCTAGAAGAGATTTTCAATGCCTTCCTGTTCAGGAGAGTCATGCTTTTGGCATCTGATCAATAGCTGTAATTATGCTCTAAAAATGGGAAGatatattttctaaaaaacGAGCTTTTAACGAGAAAGAGAGGTAGAAAGAAGAGAAATATCAGCATGTTTGAAACATCAGAATTGGAAAACTAATCAAAATAGGCAAGATTCATAGATCCcaataattatgatttttaatatACATAACTTCTAAATAAAATTGAACCATAGTTTTCAAACTGTGCATATAACTTTTCTGGGCACTTGCTGATTTCAGCAACATAAAGATCACACAATAGAATCCGTGAAATTGGAAAAGTAGAAGGTATTGAGAACAATAGCACGACAGAGTGGAAGCAGAAGTTAACCATGCTTTTAAACGATCACACAAGCAAAATCTATTACGCAATTTTTGTATCCCAACTAGCAAAATCTATTATGACAGATGCAGATCACTCAACCCAAACACAGCCACACTGACCTGCAAGTGCAATTCCACATCAATACACTTGACGCAATATGATTTGGTttggttatgaacacccctatcAGCAGGTATACTATTACTACCATATCAGCAACATACATAAAAAGCAAAAACTTGAGCAGATTACGTGCTAAGTGCATGTTTAGAAcctcttctacaattgattttgtagtcagaatcaattctgggcAGAAGCTTCAGTGAGCAGCTCTAAACATCAGAACTCATTCAGGTGAAAGAGAACCTGATCCAAGCATGTTATAACCAGATTGGAGCTGGTACATTTTTCGAACTGGGGGAGCAGCATAACTGCTTGCCGAATACTGACCAGAGGAGCAACCTCATACAGGAGGAGCCCGCATTACTTGATGATGGGACATTGTCGCCGGTGGTTGGAGAGAATACATGTATTGCAGTCCATATATTCACGGGAGGGGTTATCCTCCGGAAAGGTGATCCCATTTGTCGAATGGCAACATAAGGTGCAGTTTCTACTGCTGGGATATTCGGTCTGCTACTCTGCTTTCTGATAAGAAAAGAGATCTCGTAAGGGAAAGATAGAAGAAGGCCAAAGAATGGAGCCTACTGAATTTAAACAATACATGGAAAAAATTCAGCTATCTGATTCTCCCACCTCCACATGGCAAGACAAAGAGCTACTGGGAACATGATAGCCCGACATAAAGAAGGAACGTGACTTATCTTAAAACCCATCAAGCGCACAAGCTTAAGGGCTTGGAAGGCTGAGTCCCTCAACGGAAAATAGCCACCCGCAACCTCCAAAGAGCAATTATTACCACATTTAACATGTAATTAGACACATAATTTTAGTCAAACCCCCAACAACCCAAGAGACCAAAAAAGAGCCTATAAGAAGACATAAAGAACTTGAGAAAAACATCTTCACTCTCACAATAATCTCGAACCTGAGCTTAGTGATTTACACACTGAGCTAGGGACCCGGGGAGTTTAGGGAGAACAGATTCAAATATTATCATTCATGTAAAATAATAAATGGCAGATCATGTCAGATAATACTTTCTTGATCTCAGCAACCCtcattcaaaattattgaaattcaTATAATCATAAAACATGATTCCCAACAACCTGGAAGTAAATTGGCAATAGTAAGAAAGACCTTTTGCTTtaaaaagcaaaaagaaaacaatttcTACTTATGATTGAAAGCAACTTACTTCATACttgacaattaaaaaaaaaaagatctaaATGACCTGGTCTAGAAGGAGGTCTTTAATAGCTGAAGAGTTTCACATAAAAGATGATAAATTGCTTTCCGAGCAAGGGAGAATTTACCATATGGCAAGTCTCCAAACCAAAGCATGCTAGATGCAAGCTGGAATAGTCAGCTTAAGGTTTATGGTAACAGATTTCAACAAGCAAAACCAAAGATATTAGGTACTTGTTGAAGCAAATGAACACTTTCCACCATCAAGTAACAGGCCATCCATGGCAATTTCAGATAGCACATCCAGAAGAGCAGTCATTTCAGGTTTGCTGAAATCAATTTCATTAAGTACTTTAAGTAGCTCAGAATCACTGAGATTACAGCTCCTCAATGTGTTGTGAATTACCCAACTCATCTCATTGTACCTTCCATCATAATGTAGAGCTTTAATAAGAGCAAGTACAGAGAACATATGAGGAACAAAACCATAATGCACCATCTCCATGTACATATTATAGGCCTTATGAACTTCAAGAGATCTAGAATGATCAAATATTAATAGATTATAAACTGTTCCATCTGGCTTATAATTCCCATGAAGCATTGTGTGATGAGCTTTGATTGCTACTTTCACACTGAAAGTAATGGCAGGCCCTACCAGACGCTTAAATTCATTATTACTGCAGTTCTCTATCAGagtatcatatattatataagcTGGCATACCAAAACACCTAAAAAAAACCGTCCACAGAAGATACCACTTAGCTTCTGTTGTCCTAGCTATCTTATTCAGTCCATTCAACAACACACTTAAGGTAACATTATCTGACAAATAACCATCGTGTCCCATTACGTAATCCAATTGATAAGCCTTTTCCAAGTCCCCTTGAGCTAAATAATCATTGATCAAACTAGAATAAGTATCTTCATCCGACAGTTGTTCCATAAGGGTTTCATACGTGTCTTCATTCAGACTCAAACAGCTCCTCTTTTTATCCATCTCCAGCTTCAGTTCATACGCCTTCACCGGCTCCCTGATTTTGCAAAGCCCGGATATTACTTGGCGATAACTAACAGTATCAGGGGACAAACCCATCTCAGGCATGCCCCTGAAAATCTCGAGAGCCTCCTGAACCCTCCCCAAAGAGCAATACCCATAAATAAGCGCGTTGTATGTAACAAGTGAGGGTGAAAACCCAGTAACAAAATCAGGCAAAAAACCCTTGTGTACCATTTCATGATGCAAATGAAAAGCCTTACTGAATTCACCTTGAAGACAATAACAATTCATCAAATTGAAATAAGTATGCTCATCTGGCGAGAACCCCCCACGATGCAGCATCTCTCGGAAGAGATCAAAAGCTTCTGACAGTCTTCCCACCCAGCACAGGTTGTCTATAAGCACCTCATACGTTACAGAATCAGGCAAGATGCCCTTGTCATCCATATCCTTCTTCATTTCAAAAGCCTTCCCCAGTTTCTCCTCGGGTGGGAGCAATAACGCGCATATTACATGGCAATAACTAACAGCATCAGCGGTCAAACCCCTCTCAGGCATTTCCCTCAAAATCTCCAGAGCCACCTCAATCCCCGTCCCTGCAAAGGCATTCGTTTGAATAACCGCATTGTATGTATCAAGAGAGGGCGAAAAGCCTCTATCAATCATTTCTCTGAAAACCTTTACAGCCTTAGAAGCCCTCGACTCTTGGCAGAAGGAATGAATGAGACAAGTGTAAGTCCTCTCATGAGGGGTCAAACCCTTGTGATACATCTCCTCAAGAACCTCCTCAGCCTCTGTCATCCTCCTTTCTTCTATCAACCTTTGAATTACTGCATCCAATGACTTCAATACTGATTATAACACCTTCTTCGGTCGGATCGCGTAAATATTCGGCAGGTTTCGGACCACACCCTTCTCATTCATTTCTTTCAACAACCCCCAAATGCTTCTGCTAACCCCACCTTCCTCGATTTTGATTCTAAGTTCCCGGCGGCAGCGGCGAAGCTGCGGAACATGTAAGGGTTCGGCGGCGACATGCCGTTTCGGACCATGTGGCGGCAAAAGGTTTTGAGGGGAAAACGGAGGAACTTCATTGAGTTGGGATTAAACAAAAAAACCTACCTTTGGTCTTGCTTTCTCTCTCTACAAGCCTCACGTGGATggatgtttgtttgtttgtgtggTCAAGATTCTGTGAACAGTGTACTTGATCTGTCTCAGTGTCTTGGAACATGTTATGTTACTGACAATTGAAAGCCGCCCTTAACTACTAAGTAGTACCATAAAGCAGATCACAGGTTATACGATGAGCTTCCCTCCGGTGCTCGCCATTCACACTAACTTTCCATCCCGTATTGGCTGGTACCTTAAACCCAACACCGGGTTCTGCTTTTACACTGGACTGACTATGTTATGGTGCAGGGTACCTGGATCTGAAGAGCTTGGTTATCTGGTGACTATCCCTCTCATGTTTTCATTCTACATGCCGAGACATGCCAGGAGATTCCGACCGCCCGTTCCCGATCCCAGTGAAGTAGTTCAGTTTTTGTTTATAAGTCTCTTTTTCATAGTTCTCTCTTGTTCATATCTTTTAATGCCTTTTCTTGTTTGATGGCTTATCATCACATTGGATGGAGCTAGTGTGACTTAGTATATTTTATTGTTTGCTTTGCTCACACAGACTGCATTCTCATCACTTTAAATAGCATAAATGCTACCCCTTTCAACAAAAAAGTACACCTAACTATATATCCTGCTTTCCTTTTGCCCTTTCGCTCACaaagatgataaataaatatgaTTTGCATCAAGCAAGAAGTATCATAATAACCAAAGCTAAAGCCTGAAATAGAGAGATGGAGAGAATGAATCACAAGAAGTAGAGTTCTTTTAGGTCATCTATGACTACAACTTTGATTCAAAATGAAatgataaacaaaaaaaatgacaCAATTCTTGTATGGTTGAATGGTGAATTTAGATTGCAAGAAAAGCATTAGAGAGAAGCAAGTATAAGGAAACCATggaggagaaaaagaaaagaaaacacgaGGAACAAGTATTGTAACTTGTGAATAAGACTAAGAGTTAACACTCTCAGcaacttatttaaaaaaaaactctcattTAAAGacacttttatttttctttgtaaaaaaataagtaacttAATTTTAAAGAGTTTCTTATAAATTGTGTTTGGACCAACTTTAGCAAGtaacttaaaaaataaaaagaagtcgGGCCAAACAATAAGGGTAATAAGTTATTCTCTATAGTGAAAATTCCACTTTATTATATATGACTAGActagttatttatttaaaaagaaataacTTTCCATAAATTCTATAATCAATAAACAGATTTGAACAATCAATATAAATCAAATGTTTTTTTACAAACTCAACTTTCCTTTACATATTATATTGATCAGAATTGATGATTGGTTGATGTGTTAGATGAAGGATACCCTTTACATATTAAACTCAACAAAAAAAGATCATGATATTTCAAGTCATAGTGGCACTCATGGTCGATATGGTACAAGAAAACAGTATACTATAGAGATTCAAGACCTCCACATAGTCTTCTGCGCACAAAGAATCCCTTCCTTATCTTGGTTGAATGCCATTCTGATCTCCCACTGCATGCTTCTCAGtatttcctccaatggattcagaaTTTCAACCTTGTCACGTATGATTGTCTGACCCACTGGTCTTAATATACGGTCCATCTCAACAACAATGAAACAGGTTGCTTGCACCTGCAAAACAATAGTTTCAAGCACATAAAAGCAATTTGGTCACAAGTTTCAACTAGCTTAAGAAAATGTTAGAGCTCATGTCAAATGAAAAATTGCAGTAGGCTTCAGAATGTAGTTACCACTCAAACAATATAGAGTGCATTTGGGTAAATAGCTTAAGTGTTTGTGGCAATAAACGTTTATGCAcatattcataagctaattttaatttaataaactttgaaataagctcaaaatagcttataTTAATAGGTAGGTATAAACACTTCTTCATAAGCTACTCTGAGCCGCATAAGATTAAAACAAAACTTACAGATAGGTCATAAGCTATTTGCCTAAGTTTACCCAAACACTTGTGTGTGCATGCCGAATAAATTAGGCATGGCTCAATATGGGTAAACTAGGCATAGCTCGGCCTTTGAATTACTGCATCCAATGACTTCAATGCTGCTTCCAACACCTTCTTCGGTCGGATCGCGTAAATATTCGGCAACAACCCCACAAATGCTGCTCTACCCCCACCTTCCTCGATTTTGATTCTAAGTTCCCGGCAGCGACATGCTGTTTCGGACCATGTGGCGGCAAAATGAAACACGGAGGAGCTTCATTGGACTGATCCAACCAACTCATTGACTCAGTAGCTAGATCCCAGTTGCTATTGTCGGGGGATGTGTTCCTCCCAACCTTGTACTGCATTTGGGCCATGAGCCCATTTATAATATGCAATTGCTAACATGAGTTGGATTTGATGGATTTTTAGGTTAATCGGGATCTGAATTTATTAAAATTGTTTTAATTACTTCCACCGTTTCAGAaaatttgtagtttaaggttgtggcacaaagagtaagaaaataattattgatagtataatttaaCTAGAAtgcttttatttaattttactatcatgtgcaattattaaattatacttaaatagagaagaatgtaattaataaagaggagttgtggttggttaatatgaaagatgataagtgagagaaaatgtattaaatgaagGTATAAGTAGAAAAAA is a window of Lotus japonicus ecotype B-129 chromosome 5, LjGifu_v1.2 DNA encoding:
- the LOC130716972 gene encoding probable LRR receptor-like serine/threonine-protein kinase At2g16250, with amino-acid sequence MSMGVKRGVAVSSVMVLFLLIELTSTTSLSLSLSSRTEWFSLLELRSSLGIRGKDWPIKAEPCRNWTGVQCRHGRVVGIHVAGLRRTRSGRLNPSFEVDALKNFTLLESFNASGFMLNGSIPEWFGENLSVLQVLDLRSCSITGVIPGSLSNLRMLKSLLLSGNSLTGRMPSNLGFLSGLSVLDLSGNILSGIVPSSFSKLSNITRLDLGSNYLSGSVPPELGSLSNLKFLNLSDNAFTGSVLPQLSNLFKLVKLDLSMNFLSGSLPGNLFSSAHSALQLVDVSNNNLTGLLPEWSSSKFSSTGARFNLSNNLFYGSLNTSLNKFKMIDLSGNYLEGEVQGGLSNNVTLARNCLQMIPNQRGLEECRVFYVKRNLLFDAGGEDLMKSKSRSNKRMIFILAGVFGGLGFIVLLVLVLMLVLKQCYKSKSLEIQRGTAKGGPVPEGESPTPPKGSVFVTSVGDSFTFEQMLNLTGNFAEANLFKHGHSGDLFWGVLESGATVVVKKVDLNLFKRESYFAELGLLSKVSHARLVPILGHCLENEKVKCIIYKYMPNGDLATSLHSVPSSDGKLKSLDWITRLKIAIGAAEGLAYLHECSPPLVHRDVQASSILLDDKYEVRLGSLSEITAQEDLHQSVISRVFSKPRSPIECNSDKSSVTCAYDVYCFGKVLLELVTGNLDISKSDDAATKECLDQTLSYITIFDKERLSKIVDPSLIVDEDLLEEVWAMAIVAKSCLNPKPSKRPPMKHVLKALENPLKIVREENFSSAKLRTTSSNRSWSTAFFGSWRHSSSESASATAHGNREGGTSGIKQAGRVGSQGSGGNDHSSSNKRSSNEIFPEPLEMQDVETGEAR
- the LOC130718199 gene encoding pentatricopeptide repeat-containing protein At5g39710-like yields the protein MTEAEEVLEEMYHKGLTPHERTYTCLIHSFCQESRASKAVKVFREMIDRGFSPSLDTYNAVIQTNAFAGTGIEVALEILREMPERGLTADAVSYCHVICALLLPPEEKLGKAFEMKKDMDDKGILPDSVTYEVLIDNLCWVGRLSEAFDLFREMLHRGGFSPDEHTYFNLMNCYCLQGEFSKAFHLHHEMVHKGFLPDFVTGFSPSLVTYNALIYGYCSLGRVQEALEIFRGMPEMGLSPDTVSYRQVISGLCKIREPVKAYELKLEMDKKRSCLSLNEDTYETLMEQLSDEDTYSSLINDYLAQGDLEKAYQLDYVMGHDGYLSDNVTLSVLLNGLNKIARTTEAKWYLLWTVFFRCFGMPAYIIYDTLIENCSNNEFKRLVGPAITFSVKVAIKAHHTMLHGNYKPDGTVYNLLIFDHSRSLEVHKAYNMYMEMVHYGFVPHMFSVLALIKALHYDGRYNEMSWVIHNTLRSCNLSDSELLKVLNEIDFSKPEMTALLDVLSEIAMDGLLLDGGKCSFASTST